Proteins from a single region of Xiphias gladius isolate SHS-SW01 ecotype Sanya breed wild chromosome 2, ASM1685928v1, whole genome shotgun sequence:
- the tmpoa gene encoding thymopoietin a isoform X2, whose product MPEYLDDPSVLTKDKLKSELLAQNVELPSGNPTKDVYVQLYLKNLTAQNKKHATATTLDAFSSDEELPPPVVASRSRSSGRKATRKTDRVRPEELDVTLLTDEGLRDELFKHGVDVGPIVASTRKLYEKKLQKLLDDGPAQPPLPQLVLTEIQVNHNGNSESELYSDKEDEVTTAPEPEPVAEPEPEPEPAPLVERPVRSRGKTPVTPRTRSSQHHTREQLMDEENDDDEPVLRVKHRSRRLSHRRIVPEDLRPVLTNPVQLESNRKVHHKPYSPARVEPRSTSSRPVQSLAGETVSHNVGHKPTLDPAMKMVAQNTAEVCRAPGSPRWKIHKEELGLDLPKHSKDSSHKAVALLNTALLESKSLPEEQSPRPASRPSSPLVLHTRVDPVSFSPMCNISPIKSQEPHWTVSDQIGSKPSGVSAAGEECDPPDILLHKRRQQKITDSLSTCSPAKTHSYTSRQSGDAFVRQVEKITASDQNPKVEEKGVLKELFPNDINSPTGIIATCRRPIRGAAGRPVKSSDLWNSENSLFSPKTTKTSSSSCSYTETRTVNRVTSLPPSSPSATFNSSIPTSSFSTSSSSSSRLLSAAPPAGQTKAVRRSMSLWIKLFLLAIVAAFLFLVYQAMETNTLNPFVAADTEVAGGSTA is encoded by the exons ATGCCGGAGTACCTGGACGACCCGTCTGTGCTTACTAAGGACAAGCTAAAGAGTGAGCTGCTGGCCCAAAACGTGGAGCTTCCGAGTGGAAACCCGACCAAGGACGTGTATGTGCAGCTTTATCTGAAGAATCTGACCGCTCAGAACAAGAAACATGCCACGGCCACGACTTTGGACGCCTTCTCCAGCGACGAGGAGCTGCCGCCGCCCGTGGTCGCCAGCAGAAGTCGCTCATCCGGCAGA AAAGCCACCAGGAAAACGGACAGGGTTCGGCCAGAGGAGCTGGATGTGACCCTGCTGACCGACGAGGGCCTGAGGGACGAGCTGTTCAAGCACGGAGTGGATGTGGGGCCGATTGTGG CATCCACCCGTAAACTGTATGAGAAGAAACTGCAAAAACTGCTGGACGATGGTCCTGCACAGCCACCACTGCCACAGCTGGTTCTCACTGAGATACAAGTCAACCACAATGGCAACTCTGAATCAGAACTCTACAGTGACAAGGAGGACG AAGTGACAACAGCACCAGAACCAGAGCCTGTGGCAGAGCCTGAACCAGAGCCTGAACCAGCTCCACTGGTGGAGAGACCGGTGAGGAGCCGAGGGAAGACGCCCGTCACCCCCCGCACCCGCAGCAGCCAGCACCACACG AGAGAGCAGTTGATGGATGAGGAAAATGATGACGATGAACCTGTCCTGCGAGTAAAGCACAGATCCAGGAGGTTATCCCATAGAAGG ATAGTGCCTGAGGATCTCAGGCCTGTATTGACAAATCCTGTCCAGTTAGAGTCTAACAGGAAGGTTCACCACAAGCCTTACAGTCCAGCTCGGGTTGAACCTCGCTCCACCAGTTCCAGACCTGTTCAG AGTCTAGCAGGGGAAACTGTGTCCCATAATGTGGGCCACAAACCGACACTTGATCCAGCAATGAAGATGGTTGCccaaaacacagctgaggtCTGCAGAGCTCCGGGGAGTCCCCGGTGGAAG ATCCATAAGGAAGAACTGGGCCTGGATCTTCCCAAACACAGTAAGGATTCATCTCACAAGGCAGTCGCTCTGCTCAACACTGCTCTGCTAGAG TCAAAGAGTCTGCCCGAAGAACAGAGTCCACGACCAGCTTCCAGGCCTTCATCCCCTCTGGTTCTCCACACCAGAGTCGACCCAGTCTCCTTTAGCCCCATGTGTAACATCTCACCCATTAAGAGTCAGGAGCCCCACTGGACTGTGTCAGACCAGATTGGATCTAAACCCAGCGGTGTGTCTGCAGCAGGG GAGGAGTGTGACCCTCCAGACATCCTGCTGCATAAAAGGAGGCAGCAGAAAATCACCGACTCCCTGTCCACGTGCAGCCCTGCGAAGACACACAGCTACACGTCCAGACAGTCAGGGGATGCGTTCGTGAGACAG GTGGAGAAGATCACAGCCAGTGACCAGAACCCAAAAGTGGAGGAGAAGGGTGTTCTGAAGGAGCTGTTTCCCAATGACATTAACAGTCCAACAGGAATCAT CGCCACCTGTCGGCGACCCATCCGAGGAGCTGCCGGTCGCCCGGTGAAGTCCAGTGACCTGTGGAACAGTGAAAACAGCCTCTTCTCTCCAAAAACCACCAAGACCAGCAGCTCCTCGTGCTCCTACACAGAGACCCGCACGGTCAACAGAGTCACCAGCCTGCCCCCGTCCAGCCCCTCTGCCACTTTCAACTCCTCCATCcccacctcctctttctccacctcctcctcctcctcctccaggcttCTGTCTGCAGCTCCCCCTGCAGGTCAGACCAAGGCAGTGCGCCGCAGCATGTCCCTGTGGATTAAGCTGTTCCTGCTGGCCATCGTGGCTGCTTTCCTGTTCTTGGTTTACCAAGCCATGGAGACCAACACCCTCAACCCATTTGTAGCCGCAGACACAGAAGTGGCCGGGGGCAGCACAGCATAG
- the tmpoa gene encoding thymopoietin a isoform X1 — protein sequence MPEYLDDPSVLTKDKLKSELLAQNVELPSGNPTKDVYVQLYLKNLTAQNKKHATATTLDAFSSDEELPPPVVASRSRSSGRKATRKTDRVRPEELDVTLLTDEGLRDELFKHGVDVGPIVASTRKLYEKKLQKLLDDGPAQPPLPQLVLTEIQVNHNGNSESELYSDKEDEVTTAPEPEPVAEPEPEPEPAPLVERPVRSRGKTPVTPRTRSSQHHTREQLMDEENDDDEPVLRVKHRSRRLSHRRQIVPEDLRPVLTNPVQLESNRKVHHKPYSPARVEPRSTSSRPVQSLAGETVSHNVGHKPTLDPAMKMVAQNTAEVCRAPGSPRWKIHKEELGLDLPKHSKDSSHKAVALLNTALLESKSLPEEQSPRPASRPSSPLVLHTRVDPVSFSPMCNISPIKSQEPHWTVSDQIGSKPSGVSAAGEECDPPDILLHKRRQQKITDSLSTCSPAKTHSYTSRQSGDAFVRQVEKITASDQNPKVEEKGVLKELFPNDINSPTGIIATCRRPIRGAAGRPVKSSDLWNSENSLFSPKTTKTSSSSCSYTETRTVNRVTSLPPSSPSATFNSSIPTSSFSTSSSSSSRLLSAAPPAGQTKAVRRSMSLWIKLFLLAIVAAFLFLVYQAMETNTLNPFVAADTEVAGGSTA from the exons ATGCCGGAGTACCTGGACGACCCGTCTGTGCTTACTAAGGACAAGCTAAAGAGTGAGCTGCTGGCCCAAAACGTGGAGCTTCCGAGTGGAAACCCGACCAAGGACGTGTATGTGCAGCTTTATCTGAAGAATCTGACCGCTCAGAACAAGAAACATGCCACGGCCACGACTTTGGACGCCTTCTCCAGCGACGAGGAGCTGCCGCCGCCCGTGGTCGCCAGCAGAAGTCGCTCATCCGGCAGA AAAGCCACCAGGAAAACGGACAGGGTTCGGCCAGAGGAGCTGGATGTGACCCTGCTGACCGACGAGGGCCTGAGGGACGAGCTGTTCAAGCACGGAGTGGATGTGGGGCCGATTGTGG CATCCACCCGTAAACTGTATGAGAAGAAACTGCAAAAACTGCTGGACGATGGTCCTGCACAGCCACCACTGCCACAGCTGGTTCTCACTGAGATACAAGTCAACCACAATGGCAACTCTGAATCAGAACTCTACAGTGACAAGGAGGACG AAGTGACAACAGCACCAGAACCAGAGCCTGTGGCAGAGCCTGAACCAGAGCCTGAACCAGCTCCACTGGTGGAGAGACCGGTGAGGAGCCGAGGGAAGACGCCCGTCACCCCCCGCACCCGCAGCAGCCAGCACCACACG AGAGAGCAGTTGATGGATGAGGAAAATGATGACGATGAACCTGTCCTGCGAGTAAAGCACAGATCCAGGAGGTTATCCCATAGAAGG CAGATAGTGCCTGAGGATCTCAGGCCTGTATTGACAAATCCTGTCCAGTTAGAGTCTAACAGGAAGGTTCACCACAAGCCTTACAGTCCAGCTCGGGTTGAACCTCGCTCCACCAGTTCCAGACCTGTTCAG AGTCTAGCAGGGGAAACTGTGTCCCATAATGTGGGCCACAAACCGACACTTGATCCAGCAATGAAGATGGTTGCccaaaacacagctgaggtCTGCAGAGCTCCGGGGAGTCCCCGGTGGAAG ATCCATAAGGAAGAACTGGGCCTGGATCTTCCCAAACACAGTAAGGATTCATCTCACAAGGCAGTCGCTCTGCTCAACACTGCTCTGCTAGAG TCAAAGAGTCTGCCCGAAGAACAGAGTCCACGACCAGCTTCCAGGCCTTCATCCCCTCTGGTTCTCCACACCAGAGTCGACCCAGTCTCCTTTAGCCCCATGTGTAACATCTCACCCATTAAGAGTCAGGAGCCCCACTGGACTGTGTCAGACCAGATTGGATCTAAACCCAGCGGTGTGTCTGCAGCAGGG GAGGAGTGTGACCCTCCAGACATCCTGCTGCATAAAAGGAGGCAGCAGAAAATCACCGACTCCCTGTCCACGTGCAGCCCTGCGAAGACACACAGCTACACGTCCAGACAGTCAGGGGATGCGTTCGTGAGACAG GTGGAGAAGATCACAGCCAGTGACCAGAACCCAAAAGTGGAGGAGAAGGGTGTTCTGAAGGAGCTGTTTCCCAATGACATTAACAGTCCAACAGGAATCAT CGCCACCTGTCGGCGACCCATCCGAGGAGCTGCCGGTCGCCCGGTGAAGTCCAGTGACCTGTGGAACAGTGAAAACAGCCTCTTCTCTCCAAAAACCACCAAGACCAGCAGCTCCTCGTGCTCCTACACAGAGACCCGCACGGTCAACAGAGTCACCAGCCTGCCCCCGTCCAGCCCCTCTGCCACTTTCAACTCCTCCATCcccacctcctctttctccacctcctcctcctcctcctccaggcttCTGTCTGCAGCTCCCCCTGCAGGTCAGACCAAGGCAGTGCGCCGCAGCATGTCCCTGTGGATTAAGCTGTTCCTGCTGGCCATCGTGGCTGCTTTCCTGTTCTTGGTTTACCAAGCCATGGAGACCAACACCCTCAACCCATTTGTAGCCGCAGACACAGAAGTGGCCGGGGGCAGCACAGCATAG